Within the Eucalyptus grandis isolate ANBG69807.140 chromosome 1, ASM1654582v1, whole genome shotgun sequence genome, the region tctaCTCCAAAGTTAAACGAAACAAGCTTTCGTTACAAATGCCATTTGTGAAGTAACTAATTTGTAAAAACATATAATCTGATTTGAACATTTTTCTCGTggtatgttttttttaaattttcgaaaTCGAATAAATTTTCCCGGCGTGGCCGTGTCACTCATCCTGCATTCTTGAAAAGCGGAGCGGACCCAATCAACTCCATTCCCAGCAGTGCCACGGATCGACAACCTCTAGCCGTCTGATGACAAACAGATCCAACAGCTCACGTTTCCCTTCCTCGAAGCACCGTAGTCTTCACACCGCCATCGCAGAGTGCCTCCCTCCCCGTAAAGCTCCCTCTCCACATACTCTCTCTCCATTCCCCAAGAAAAAACCATCTCTCTTTCGACCTCCGATCGCCACCATGTCTGGCCGTGGGAAGGGAGGCAAGGGGTTGGGCAAGGGAGGGGCGAAGCGGCACAGGAAGGTCCTCCGCGACAACATCCAGGGAATCACCAAGCCGGCCATCCGCCGCCTGGCCCGCCGCGGCGGCGTCAAGCGCATAAGCGGCCTCATCTACGAGGAGACGCGAGGCGTCCTCAAGATCTTCCTCGAGAACGTCATCCGCGACGCCGTCACGTACACCGAGCACGCCCGCCGCAAGACCGTCACCGCCATGGACGTCGTCTACGCCCTCAAGAGGCAGGGCAGGACTCTCTATGGTTTCGGCGGTTAATTGCGTTTGGGGGGGCGTTTCGCTTCGATGCGCCTGTTGTTGAGTTGGGTATCATTGTGGATGGTTATGGCGCTTTAGGGTTAGGGcttttgatttggttttgaatCGAAGTCACGTGTAATGTGAATACTTGGATTGATTTAATGAGAAGTTAGTGTTCGCGGTGGTCAATTTCTTCGTCGAATTCGTTTGGCAATTGTCCTTTCCATTTTAAATCGTTCGTACTCTGCTGGTCATCATTCATGATTGTTTACCCATCTCTGCTAAAATTATTAATAGTGGCAAAATTGAATTGGCTTATCTTTTTTCACATTTCTGTAAGTTCGTAGTTTCTGGAGTCTCTTGCTAGCTCTGTGCTTCTATTTGGTGTTATTGGCGGGCAAATCTCGTGTCCTTGTGTTTTACAAGTCATGTGTACAGACACAAGTCATGTAGCTCTGTTAATAGGTGAAGTTGTGTCTCAATTGCAGCTGAACTTGAATCTGTTAGCCTTAGCATTTCGGTGATTTATAAACATCAAACTAGTTGCAGGTTGAAGCGAGCTTTAAACATGAGATTGGGGTTGATAAGCATATAGATTGATTGTTGCAATTTCAGTGGCGTGTTTTCTGTTGGATATGGTCACCTGCAGAACCGACATTCTTGTTTTCAGGACTTGAATATGAGGTTTTGGAAGttgtcttttttgtttcctttgctCGGCTCTTCTGCTTGTTGGGTGATCCGGAAATGCTTCGTTGGACCTGGCAAAGAGCTGTATTCGGCACTTGAATTGGCCCGTAGCCGTCGAGCTAAATTCGCCCTTTCTTGATTCATCCAAACTGAATCTTTGCACACATACATAGTAAGATCAATTGGGTTTGGCATGTTTTGGATTTGTCCTTGTATTTGCGGATGACATCGATTGTTTGCCCTTCCCTCGGGAATAGGGACAGCTTCCGGTTAAGTCTAGTTTGGTCTTGTGAATTTGGCAATTGGCCCTCGGGGAACCAATCAATGTATTATTTTAACTAGGTGGAAGCCGGTgaatattgtgaatattgtgaatattgtgATTGCTTTGGCTGCAGCGACTTCCCTTTTGGGAGCCCTTGGTGCGGAGGTTAATTGTTTACTAAGTCTAGGCTTAGTCTAGCTCTCCTAAATCCATCAATTCACGATTAATAATTTACGATTTCATTTAAGAGTTGTAATTagagaaattagaatcaagGATTTATAATCTAAGTTTACAAGACTTATAATTCGAGTTTTTAATCTATAAGTGAATTTCATTTAAAAGTAGCTATTAATTGATTTAAGGTGAgttgattagaaatccaagtaaaatattagaaaaatattttaatcccGTGCAACAAGAGAAATTAGAATTAAACAATTGATTACATCGGTTAATCAATTAATATCCTTTTAGATAATATCCTTTTaatatctaatcttgtttaaattatgaggtttgatgattttttttttcaaggattttccatgcatttgtgagaaaactaaccaaaaactaatttttagacTGTTTTGGACTCCTTGACTGGGCTGAGCCGGCCAATGGGCCCGGTTCGCCTGTCCCGACGGGAGCacctgaaaagaaaaagaagaattagtCAAAGCCAGATGCTAACAAAAACCAAGTCTGGCCCAAGAGAGCAGAATGAGCCCAACAGGCCTAATTCATCTCAGCCCAAAAAACCGAACGCTAAAGGCCCGATCGGATCCTTGCATCCGACCCGGCTCTGACCCGACTCGCGCCTCTCCCCTTCCCCGCCTCTCCGCGGCGCCGATGGGGGCGGCCGAGCGGGTCACGGCCAAACCGCAGCGAGCAGCGCCGATCGTCGTGGGATCGGCAGACGCGACGACGAAGCGGCGGGCAGCAGCAGGGACGACGGCGCGAGGTTCGGCTGAGATCAGCGAGCGGCTGGGTCGTGGAGACGGATGGAGCGGCGACTTCCGTCGTCTTTCGATCGGGCGGTGGGTCGCGAACAGCAGCGACTCGGGCTGGTGGCGGCGCGAGCGGGCGGCGTCGTCGGTGGCTGAACAGCGGTGCCCGCGGCGGCGGGGCTCGGTCCCGGGTCTCTCTCTGATCTCGCCCTCTTTTCCCTCAGATCTCACCCCCTCCACGATCTCTCTCCCAAATCTCGCCGCAAAGAGCTCCCCCAATTTTTCTCTCATCCACCGCCCAGATCTCTCTCTCGTCCCCCGAGATCTCTGTCATCCACCGCCCTCTCTACCGATCGGCCTCCCTCCCCTTTTATAGGCGCGGATGGCCACCGCCGGCACGTGGGAGCAGGCGGTTTTGCCACTGGCCGGGCCTACGGCTAGCTGCCCTCCATCGCGTCGCCGGCCTGCCCGCGATGCCCTTCGTCCGGCAGCATTGAAGACACCTGCTCCGCCGTCCCACCCGTCCTGGTTTCCCGCCGGCCACTGCGTTGCTCCACGGGCGTCGCCGTCTTCTGCGCGTCGCTGTTCTCCGTGCGCGTGAGGCGCAGCgcaaggaagaaggaggggaaGGGAGAGGGCCGGGCCGTGGGGTCCTGAGTTAGGCGAGACCGGCCCGGGCCCGTGCGcggggaagaagagaaaagaggggCTGGGACGAAAACCCAGCCCCCGAGCcccctttcatttttgttaaaattttatttatccgaaaataggggaaaataaaatacaaagtaaaaattagtagatgcaaataatattaatacctagatgatgtgaaaatattttttttgaaagggcTAAATTGGtccataattttctaatatttaacCGACATTTAGGCATTAATAAGTCGAGGCTTTAAATTGTTTTCTCTTCACCCATTTTAACATATTGGATTCTCAAATGAGTACTAACATTACAATATGATCTGTTTTTAACGTTTAGCCTTTGGCATGTGTCATGTTGAAATagggatatgatatgaatatggTTTATTtaaatgtgtttagtaaatGTGTAGAATCGAAAATTAAGCGAAATTACATATTACCCTTAAGATCAATGACCAAAACAATGCGTCAACATTCACTTTTGAGTAACAATCATTTGGCCTTGGAtatcacaatcaacaataaCAATCTAAGCAACATAGAACACAAGGACGGAGGGAGAAGGGTTGAACTCGAATAGCGAAACATTAACAAAACATGGAGGGAAAGCCGTGAGTCCATTATATAAATCAAAATGTTACTTTATAAATTCTTTAGGATAAAAATGtctttaaatattataataaacGTACGGGGACGAAGGGAGAGGGGGTTAAACTTGAATAGAAAAACATTAACAGAAATGAAGAGAAAGCCTTGAGTCCATTTTATaaatcaaagtgatattttataaattattcagGATAAAAATGTCTTtaaatattacaataaacacGTTAAGACGTATTCAATTCTCTCATgtcaaagaaaaacacataCTAACATCTTAACTTAAACACTGCGATTATTATTTTAAAGGGTTATTGTGAGTTAATTCGCataaaacatgatttttttctcaTGTCTTAAACATGTTAACCTGTTTATGAAATCTATTTGACTACTTATCGTGTCATGTAGTTGAAAATTGTCAGCCCTAACATTGTGTTTCAGGAACAGCCATTTCTAATCCTGGTCCAATTCTTTTTATTAGatgtttggattgattttttgCCCCTGTGATGCCCATACCTTGAATTAGACGGATCCCTATGAGCGAAACATAGAAGCCCATAATATATAGAGAAATGCTTATGCAGTTTTTAATTCATGTGAGAATGACAATctgttttaattaaaaaaacacatgacaaacaattaaaatttattttagcgTTTACTCCTTCAATAATTTGTGACTCACTATATGTTTTTATTCTTACAGTAATCCAAAGACTGGTGTATTAGTAAAGCCATAAGATATATATTCGAGCCCATTAAACTAAATCCATGCAAATTCTTAATAAATCCCCTATgggcaaagaaaagaatgaaaaagaataacTAAATCCTCTAGCCCTCGGCATTGAAGGGACATTTTAATTACTTCAATCTCAAGTTATTATTCTGTTCAATTTTATCCATGTAGTACTGTCCAACATTCAATTCAATCCCTAAACATTTATTCCgttcaatcttttctttttgtcattaaacTTCGTTGCAGTATTTGCTAATGTGGTGACATAATGCTCTTTTAATTTGCTGTTATTGATCACAGTGGCTGTTACATTTGAACATTCTTGCCAATTAGCTAGATGTAAAAATGCATGAACAAACAAATCATTCTTTGTAAGAATGTCCATGACCCAAAAAGGGTAAAAATCTTTCAACGAGATTGGTCAGACCAGATCGAGCCCATTAAAGGAGCCCAAGGCTTAGCCAGCTCGGTCGATAGGTCTAGAAACGTAAGGGCGGCCCATTGAGCCACCACATTTGCGAtccatcataatttttttaggtGGAAATTTGCCCCTAGTCATgccattttacaattttatgaAGTACACTGCATTTCTCAGGAgacaaaataaagaattattATCTGCCCAAGAAAACAAAAGGTCAAAGGGTGAAATGGCACGTGAGTACTTTGACTTTGTTGGGCCACATTGAGATAAAATAGCCGAATTCCATCACGTCTTATCTAAATTGTTGAAGTtataatactacaaaaaaattccaaactaatacatctctaacaaatttactatatatttatattttaatcataaaaaatctcaaattagtacagCTGTAACAAAATTactccaaacaaattttttaaccataaaaaactcaTAAACCAATACATATGTTACAAGTTTACTTTCCAAAGGTAAAATCTTAAACCACACCAaacaattgtcacgtgtcatctaactcaataatttaactataaaatttaatgaaaattaacaattagtaaatttatcatagatgtacaaatttgatttttttgtaatcaaaaaaattaatttatgataaatttgttataagtgtgccaattcaaaaattttcataatattaacctaATTTTGTAATAGAAatatcttttctaattttgtgaCATCGTAATTGATGAATTTAGTATCATTTGGGTAAAAGCTCataccagttttttttttttttttgaacggaAACTACAATTAATTTATAGAAACATTACCACCAGCGTCCATTACATCCAAAATAAGAAGATCTAATAAGATAGGAGGGGGAAAAGCGAGCCAAGACAAAGGAAGAGTCCCGCCCAACTGGGCCTTTGCAGCCCAATCGGCGACCGCGTTGGCCATACAAGGGACAAACCTAATCTGCAGTCGAGAGAAACAGGGGAGAAGAGCAGCCACTTCATCAAACAAGGACCGAACCTCCCATGGAGTCTTCCGAGGATCTGCGACTGCGTCAACCATTGCAAGGCAGTCTGATTCCACAATCAACGGATCGATTGATTTGCCGAGTCGCCGGAGATGGTGCAGCGCCGAAAGGAGGGTAGAAACTTCAACCTGCAACGCGGAGGCAGCAGTAACTCGAGAGGTAAATCCATCGACCAATTCGCCCATATGATTTCTACAAATGAAAGCTATAGCTCCTCTGGTATCAGCAACctgaaaagccccatcaatattgaCTTTGAGTACACCTGGATCAGGGGGTCGCCACAGGGAAGATGGAGCAGGATGATTGATTCCGGGGGTTGGGGCTGTAGAGGAGGTAAGTGGGTTTATCCGTGCTGATCAGAACTAAGCTAAGGCAGATTCGACCACAAAGGATGGATCGGGCTTCTGACGAGTAAAGATGAATCTGTTTCTGGCCTTCCATGTTTGCTAGAGAAGTGCGGCGACAACGTCCATACCAGGTAACAGCTGTTTATTTCGAAATCTAGCTGCAAGCCAATCTGTCATGTGGTGTGTATCTGTTTGAAGATTACTGATAGCGATTTTAGGGTGAGACCAAACTGCTTTAGTCCAGGGGCATAGAAGAAATAGATGCTCGATCGATTCAGGAACTTCCTGAGAACATAATATGCATGTGGGGTCTGAACTGATGTGTCTGTTAAAAAGATTGGCTTTGGTTGGGAGAGCATTATGACAAACAGACCAAAGGAAGAGTCGGAGTTTAGGGACAGTTTTAAGATTCCATAAGCTCTTCCAAATAGGCTCAGATGGCTGAATGGAAGATGATAAGCTATGATATGCACTCTTAACAGAATACTGACCTTGAGGAGTAGCTGTCCAAATTAACCTATCTTCAGTGCAAGTAGAGCTAAGTGGAATATTAAGAACTTCTGTGGAAACTTGTTCATCAAATAACTGATTAATGAGAGGACCATTCCACTG harbors:
- the LOC104455106 gene encoding histone H4, encoding MSGRGKGGKGLGKGGAKRHRKVLRDNIQGITKPAIRRLARRGGVKRISGLIYEETRGVLKIFLENVIRDAVTYTEHARRKTVTAMDVVYALKRQGRTLYGFGG